The following proteins are encoded in a genomic region of Vibrio spartinae:
- the ftsA gene encoding cell division protein FtsA — MTKMTDDNIIVGLDVGTATVSALVGEILPDGQINIIGAGTSPSRGMDKGGVNDLESVVKSVQRAIDQAELMAECQISNVFLSISGKHIASRIEKGMGTISEEEVSQEDMDRAIHTAKSIKIGDEQRILHVIPQEFTIDYQEGIKNPLGLSGVRMEVSVHLISCHNDMARNIIKAVERCGLKVEQLVYSGLAASNAVITEDERELGVCVVDIGAGTMDIAIWTGGALRHTEVFSYAGNAVTSDIAFAFGTPVSDAEEIKVKYGCALSELVSKDDTVNVPSVGGRPSRSLQRQTLSEVIEPRYTELMGLVHQTIDTVQEKLRSEGIKHHLAAGVVLTGGAAQIEGLVECAERVFRNQVRVGKPLEVSGLTDYVKEPYHSTAVGLLHYARDSQISDETEYSEPKRQSMSGLFGRLRNWIQKEF; from the coding sequence ATGACAAAAATGACCGATGACAACATAATTGTAGGTCTCGATGTTGGCACGGCAACTGTTTCTGCTTTGGTCGGAGAAATATTGCCTGATGGGCAGATTAATATCATCGGTGCAGGAACAAGCCCATCCAGAGGCATGGATAAGGGTGGTGTCAATGATTTGGAATCGGTTGTAAAGTCCGTTCAGCGAGCGATCGATCAAGCTGAACTGATGGCGGAATGTCAGATTAGCAATGTTTTTTTATCAATCTCTGGTAAACATATTGCGAGTCGGATTGAAAAGGGAATGGGCACAATTTCTGAGGAAGAAGTTTCTCAGGAAGATATGGATCGGGCGATTCATACAGCGAAATCGATTAAGATTGGCGATGAGCAGCGAATCCTGCATGTCATTCCCCAAGAGTTTACGATCGATTACCAAGAAGGAATTAAAAATCCACTTGGTTTATCAGGCGTGCGCATGGAAGTCAGTGTGCATCTTATTTCCTGCCATAATGATATGGCTAGAAATATCATTAAGGCTGTCGAGCGTTGTGGGTTGAAAGTTGAACAGTTGGTCTATTCAGGACTAGCAGCCAGCAACGCCGTGATCACTGAAGATGAACGAGAACTCGGTGTCTGTGTGGTCGATATCGGTGCTGGAACGATGGATATTGCAATCTGGACCGGCGGAGCACTACGCCATACGGAAGTTTTTTCGTATGCCGGTAATGCTGTGACCAGTGATATTGCATTTGCATTCGGGACGCCCGTCAGCGATGCTGAAGAGATAAAAGTAAAATATGGATGTGCATTGAGCGAGTTAGTCAGTAAAGATGACACGGTTAATGTACCCAGTGTCGGAGGACGTCCTTCCCGGAGTTTGCAGCGTCAAACCCTGTCGGAAGTGATAGAGCCTCGCTACACTGAATTAATGGGACTGGTTCATCAGACTATCGATACTGTGCAAGAAAAGTTACGATCCGAAGGGATCAAACATCATTTAGCTGCAGGGGTCGTTTTGACGGGTGGTGCCGCTCAGATTGAAGGACTGGTCGAGTGTGCGGAACGTGTTTTCCGCAATCAGGTCCGTGTTGGGAAACCACTTGAAGTGAGTGGACTCACGGACTACGTAAAAGAGCCGTATCATTCTACGGCAGTTGGTTTACTTCATTATGCAAGGGATAGTCAAATTAGTGATGAGACAGAATATAGCGAACCTAAACGCCAATCGATGTCCGGACTATTTGGTCGTTTGCGTAATTGGATACAGAAAGAGTTTTAA
- a CDS encoding DUF721 domain-containing protein codes for MRNHRPTATNELISNSKLKEIQKHAESINQLSQIILPLLPRGSQPYVRVANLRRSHLVLEVASAAIKMKVDYERLQILSHLRNQGFAHLISLEVVINPSIYRIKSSSDEDKTPKNPRIISSQTADLLKCIADHASPKVKKRLENIACLANKKNE; via the coding sequence ATGAGAAACCACCGCCCGACTGCGACCAATGAATTAATCAGCAATTCAAAGCTGAAAGAAATTCAGAAACATGCTGAGTCAATCAATCAGCTCAGTCAGATTATTTTGCCACTGCTGCCAAGGGGCTCCCAGCCTTATGTTCGCGTGGCAAATCTTCGCCGCAGTCATTTAGTGCTGGAAGTGGCCAGTGCGGCAATCAAGATGAAAGTGGACTATGAGCGCTTACAAATCCTGAGTCATTTACGTAATCAGGGATTTGCTCACCTGATCAGTCTCGAAGTGGTGATCAACCCATCAATTTATCGAATCAAATCATCTTCAGATGAAGATAAAACGCCTAAAAATCCACGAATAATTTCTTCTCAAACAGCAGATCTACTCAAATGCATCGCGGATCATGCTTCACCGAAAGTGAAAAAAAGACTGGAAAATATTGCCTGTCTTGCCAACAAGAAAAACGAATAA
- a CDS encoding cell division protein FtsQ/DivIB, whose product MKQRLMKSHQLSLSPWLRERVWGGIFLFSVTFFIGLLLYSALSWMWDEDRLPLSRIILQGHLKYVTAHDVQQAFASLEHVGTFMSQDVDQLQRSVQMIPWVEHASIRKQWPDTIKVFLTEHQVQAIWNGQSLLDEHGVVFHGDLGVVQGEHVKLYGPENSSVEVLDMWRKYNPEFQKLGLNISSLLLNERRAWQIILDNGIRLELGKESIKERIMRFVALYRYFGQKAEKISYIDLRYDTGAAVGWFSEQELEQENTTDDKNDR is encoded by the coding sequence ATGAAGCAAAGATTAATGAAAAGCCATCAGTTATCACTGTCGCCATGGCTCAGAGAACGAGTCTGGGGTGGGATTTTTCTGTTCTCGGTGACTTTCTTCATCGGATTGTTACTTTATTCAGCGTTAAGTTGGATGTGGGATGAAGACCGATTACCACTGTCCCGAATTATTTTGCAGGGACACTTAAAGTATGTCACGGCACATGATGTGCAGCAGGCGTTTGCCTCGTTGGAACATGTCGGAACATTTATGTCTCAGGATGTGGATCAGTTACAACGTAGTGTTCAAATGATTCCATGGGTTGAACATGCGTCGATTCGTAAGCAATGGCCTGATACGATTAAAGTGTTTCTGACTGAACACCAAGTTCAGGCGATATGGAATGGTCAGTCTCTTTTAGATGAACATGGTGTGGTATTTCATGGCGATTTAGGGGTTGTGCAAGGGGAACATGTCAAATTATATGGCCCTGAAAATTCGTCGGTTGAAGTACTTGATATGTGGCGAAAATATAATCCTGAGTTTCAAAAATTAGGATTGAATATTTCCTCTCTATTGCTCAATGAGCGAAGAGCTTGGCAGATAATACTGGATAACGGTATTCGACTTGAGCTGGGGAAAGAATCCATCAAGGAGCGAATCATGAGGTTCGTTGCACTTTATCGTTATTTTGGTCAAAAAGCTGAAAAAATAAGCTATATTGACCTCAGATATGATACCGGAGCTGCTGTCGGGTGGTTTTCGGAACAAGAGTTAGAACAAGAGAATACAACGGATGACAAAAATGACCGATGA
- the lpxC gene encoding UDP-3-O-acyl-N-acetylglucosamine deacetylase, whose product MIRQRTLKEIVKTTGVGLHSGRKVTLTLRPAAANTGIIYRRTDVTPPVDFPANPEDVRDTMLCTALVNDEGIRISTVEHLNAALAGMGIDNAVVEVDAPEIPIMDGSASPFVFLLQQAGIDVQNAPKRFIRVKKPVRFEDGDKWAELVPYQGFRMDFEIDFNHPAIESDEQRLLFDFSSQSFVRDISRARTFGFMRDIEYLQSQNLCLGGSFDCAIVLDDYRILNEDGLRFANEFVTHKVLDAIGDLYMCGHSIVGEFRAYKSGHGLNNQLLRALLADQEAWEWATFGEDVGSPVAFADPSTVLA is encoded by the coding sequence ATGATCAGACAACGTACGTTGAAAGAGATAGTGAAAACAACTGGGGTGGGACTTCACTCTGGTCGGAAAGTCACGTTAACTCTTCGCCCTGCCGCTGCAAACACCGGTATCATTTATCGCCGAACTGACGTAACACCACCTGTTGATTTTCCGGCAAACCCAGAAGATGTACGTGACACCATGTTATGTACTGCGCTGGTGAATGACGAAGGCATCCGGATTTCTACCGTAGAGCATTTAAATGCAGCTCTGGCAGGGATGGGAATCGATAATGCAGTGGTTGAAGTCGATGCACCGGAAATTCCGATTATGGACGGAAGTGCCAGCCCGTTTGTATTTCTTTTACAGCAAGCTGGGATTGACGTTCAGAATGCACCGAAGCGATTCATTCGGGTGAAGAAGCCTGTTCGTTTTGAGGATGGTGATAAATGGGCCGAACTCGTTCCTTATCAAGGTTTTCGGATGGATTTTGAGATTGACTTTAACCATCCGGCAATTGAATCCGATGAGCAACGTCTATTATTTGACTTTTCATCTCAATCGTTTGTTCGGGATATTTCTCGGGCGAGAACATTCGGTTTCATGCGTGATATTGAATACCTACAGTCACAGAATCTTTGTCTGGGCGGTAGTTTCGATTGTGCCATCGTTCTGGATGACTATCGAATTCTAAATGAAGACGGACTCCGTTTTGCGAATGAATTTGTCACGCATAAAGTTTTGGACGCCATTGGTGATCTATACATGTGTGGTCATTCTATCGTCGGTGAATTTAGAGCTTACAAATCAGGACACGGTCTGAACAATCAGTTATTACGAGCACTTCTAGCAGACCAGGAAGCATGGGAATGGGCGACGTTTGGTGAAGACGTTGGTTCTCCGGTTGCTTTTGCCGATCCGAGTACTGTACTGGCTTAA
- the murC gene encoding UDP-N-acetylmuramate--L-alanine ligase: MTMTYTPDLSQLRTIVPEMRRVKSIHFVGIGGAGMSGIAEVLLNEGYQITGSDIAANAITDSLKAKGAIIHIGHQAANVAKASVVVVSTAIDMHNPELVEARERRVPIVRRAEMLAELMRFRHGIAVAGTHGKTTTTALVTQIYFEAGLDPTFVNGGLVKSAGTNARLGSSRILIAEADESDASFLHLQPMVSIVTNIEADHMDTYQGDFETLKRTFIEFLHNLPFYGQAILCIDDPVVRELIPQLSRHVVTYGFSQDADVRIENYQQRGQQGQFTVVRKERQNLSITLNIPGRHNAMNAAAAIAVATEDDISDEAILKAMESTQGTGRRFDHLGVFDSGRGEVMLVDDYGHHPTEVDVTIQAARSGWAEKRLVMIFQPHRYSRTRDLYDDFANVLEQVDVLIMLDVYPAGEKPIAGADGRSLCRTIRSRGKIDPIFVPDSQTLPSVLANVLQDGDLVLTQGAGDIGKVARQLASLQLNIDKMQQVG, encoded by the coding sequence ATGACAATGACCTATACGCCTGACTTATCCCAGCTTAGAACAATCGTTCCTGAAATGCGTCGGGTGAAGAGTATTCACTTTGTCGGGATTGGTGGCGCAGGTATGAGTGGTATCGCTGAAGTTCTGTTGAATGAAGGCTATCAGATCACCGGATCCGATATCGCGGCAAATGCGATCACCGATAGTTTAAAGGCGAAAGGTGCGATCATTCACATTGGGCATCAGGCGGCAAATGTTGCGAAAGCGAGTGTTGTCGTTGTTTCGACTGCCATTGATATGCATAACCCTGAACTCGTCGAAGCCAGAGAAAGACGTGTACCGATTGTGCGTCGGGCAGAGATGTTGGCTGAACTGATGCGCTTCCGTCATGGGATTGCTGTCGCGGGAACACATGGAAAAACGACGACGACCGCTTTAGTGACACAAATCTATTTCGAAGCCGGGTTAGACCCGACATTCGTCAATGGCGGGTTAGTCAAAAGTGCAGGCACAAATGCACGATTGGGGAGTAGCCGGATCCTCATCGCTGAAGCCGATGAAAGTGATGCCTCTTTCTTACATCTGCAACCGATGGTTAGTATTGTGACCAATATCGAAGCGGATCATATGGACACCTATCAAGGCGATTTTGAAACCCTGAAACGAACGTTTATCGAGTTTTTACATAATTTGCCTTTTTATGGTCAGGCGATCCTCTGCATTGATGACCCTGTCGTCCGAGAACTGATTCCTCAATTGAGTCGTCATGTGGTCACATATGGCTTTTCACAAGATGCTGATGTTCGTATCGAAAATTATCAGCAACGTGGTCAACAGGGTCAATTTACCGTGGTTCGCAAAGAACGCCAGAACTTATCGATTACTTTGAATATTCCCGGCCGTCATAATGCGATGAATGCAGCCGCAGCAATTGCTGTTGCCACTGAGGATGACATTAGTGATGAAGCGATTTTGAAAGCGATGGAAAGTACTCAGGGAACCGGTCGCCGCTTTGATCACTTAGGTGTATTCGATTCTGGACGAGGAGAAGTGATGCTGGTTGATGACTATGGTCATCATCCGACAGAAGTTGATGTGACGATTCAGGCTGCCAGAAGCGGTTGGGCTGAAAAACGCTTAGTGATGATTTTTCAACCGCATCGCTATAGTCGCACCCGAGACTTATACGATGACTTTGCTAATGTACTTGAGCAGGTTGATGTGTTGATTATGCTGGATGTTTATCCGGCAGGCGAAAAACCGATTGCCGGCGCGGATGGGCGTTCATTATGCCGCACGATTCGGAGTCGTGGCAAAATAGACCCAATATTTGTTCCCGATAGTCAAACGTTACCGAGTGTTCTCGCCAATGTATTACAAGATGGTGACTTAGTGTTGACGCAAGGTGCTGGTGATATTGGCAAAGTAGCGAGACAATTAGCATCATTGCAGTTGAATATCGATAAGATGCAACAAGTAGGATAA
- the ftsZ gene encoding cell division protein FtsZ, with protein MFEPMMEMSDDAVIKVVGVGGGGGNAVEHMVRESIEGVEFISVNTDAQALRKTSVSAVIQIGGDITKGLGAGANPQVGRDAALEDKEKIKEYLTGADMVFIAAGMGGGTGTGAAPVIAEVAKELGVLTVAVVTKPFSFEGKKRLAFAEQGIEELSKHVDSLITIPNEKLLKVLGRGITLLEAFGSANDVLKNAVQGIAELITRPGMINVDFADVRTVMSEMGHAMMGSGVAKGEDRAEEAAEMAISSPLLEDIDLAGARGVLVNITAGLDMRLDEFETVGNTVKAFASDNATVVIGTSLDPDMADEIRVTVVATGIGNEKKPDITLVAGGKANAQAAASTQQQAVSPQQSGASHVAAKTEEKAASKLQGNVESKSQPSSANSQGAGQSTAPKEKESGYLDIPAFLRRQAD; from the coding sequence ATGTTTGAACCGATGATGGAAATGTCTGACGATGCTGTAATTAAAGTCGTTGGAGTTGGCGGCGGCGGCGGTAACGCTGTAGAACACATGGTGCGTGAATCCATCGAAGGCGTGGAATTCATCAGTGTTAACACTGATGCACAGGCACTACGTAAGACGAGTGTAAGTGCTGTCATTCAAATTGGTGGTGATATCACCAAAGGGTTAGGTGCTGGTGCAAATCCTCAAGTAGGGCGTGATGCTGCTCTTGAAGATAAAGAAAAAATTAAAGAATACCTAACAGGTGCCGATATGGTGTTTATCGCAGCTGGTATGGGTGGCGGAACCGGTACTGGAGCGGCGCCAGTGATTGCTGAAGTCGCAAAAGAACTGGGCGTGTTAACAGTTGCTGTAGTTACCAAGCCGTTTAGCTTTGAAGGAAAGAAACGACTCGCCTTTGCAGAACAAGGCATCGAAGAGTTATCAAAACATGTTGACTCTTTGATTACGATTCCGAATGAGAAGCTGCTTAAGGTCTTGGGACGCGGTATCACGTTACTTGAAGCCTTTGGCAGTGCGAACGACGTATTGAAGAATGCAGTTCAGGGGATTGCTGAATTGATTACCCGCCCCGGTATGATCAACGTGGACTTTGCAGATGTGAGAACGGTCATGTCTGAAATGGGACATGCAATGATGGGGAGTGGTGTCGCAAAAGGCGAAGACCGGGCAGAAGAAGCCGCTGAAATGGCTATCTCCAGTCCGCTATTGGAAGATATCGACCTTGCTGGCGCACGTGGCGTACTGGTTAACATTACCGCTGGTCTCGATATGCGTCTGGATGAGTTTGAGACGGTTGGTAATACGGTGAAAGCATTTGCTTCAGATAATGCAACCGTTGTTATCGGTACCTCGCTTGACCCGGATATGGCTGATGAAATTCGTGTGACGGTTGTTGCAACAGGCATCGGCAATGAGAAGAAACCAGATATCACGCTCGTTGCCGGTGGTAAAGCAAATGCTCAGGCAGCAGCTAGCACTCAACAGCAAGCCGTATCACCACAGCAAAGCGGTGCTTCTCACGTTGCTGCGAAGACAGAAGAGAAAGCGGCATCGAAATTGCAGGGGAATGTTGAGTCAAAATCTCAGCCTTCATCGGCAAATTCTCAAGGCGCCGGTCAGAGTACGGCTCCGAAAGAGAAAGAAAGTGGTTATCTCGATATTCCGGCTTTTTTACGTCGTCAGGCTGATTGA
- the murG gene encoding undecaprenyldiphospho-muramoylpentapeptide beta-N-acetylglucosaminyltransferase: MNKHKRLMVMAGGTGGHVFPGLAVAKALQAQGWEIRWLGTADRMEAELVPKHQIEIDFIQVKGLRGQGILRLLKAPFQIINAIFQARAYIKQWQPDVVLGMGGYVSGPGGVAAWLLGIPVVLHEQNAVAGLTNRWLARIARRVFQAFPGAFPDADVVGNPVRTDVARLTEPMQRMKDRHGPIRILVMGGSQGARILNQTMPDAMALLANHPVEIRHQAGKGNQSSVEQQYRQQHIEHVCVTEFIDDVAEAYAWADLLICRSGALTVSEIAAAGVGAIFVPFMHKDRQQALNADHLVAADAAMMIEQPQLSAQKMADAIAQLDRSRLRDMAAKARQQAQPDADKIVANAIISLTE, translated from the coding sequence ATGAACAAACATAAACGTTTAATGGTTATGGCAGGTGGTACCGGTGGACACGTTTTCCCCGGACTTGCCGTTGCCAAAGCACTACAAGCGCAAGGATGGGAAATTCGTTGGTTGGGAACCGCTGACCGAATGGAAGCAGAATTGGTTCCTAAGCACCAGATTGAGATTGATTTCATCCAAGTCAAAGGATTGCGGGGACAGGGCATTTTGCGCTTATTGAAAGCGCCGTTTCAAATTATCAATGCAATTTTTCAGGCCCGAGCTTATATCAAACAATGGCAACCTGATGTGGTGTTAGGGATGGGCGGCTATGTGAGCGGTCCCGGAGGCGTTGCAGCATGGCTGTTGGGGATTCCGGTTGTGTTACATGAACAGAATGCGGTTGCAGGTTTAACCAATCGTTGGCTTGCTCGCATTGCCCGACGTGTTTTTCAGGCTTTTCCCGGAGCGTTTCCGGATGCTGATGTCGTCGGTAACCCGGTACGCACTGACGTGGCCCGATTGACTGAGCCGATGCAGAGAATGAAAGATCGCCATGGTCCCATTCGTATATTAGTGATGGGCGGGAGCCAAGGGGCTCGAATTTTGAATCAGACGATGCCTGATGCGATGGCATTGTTGGCGAATCATCCGGTTGAAATTCGTCATCAGGCCGGTAAGGGAAATCAGTCGTCTGTTGAACAACAATATCGTCAACAACACATTGAACATGTTTGCGTGACAGAATTTATTGATGATGTGGCCGAAGCTTATGCATGGGCTGATTTGCTGATTTGTCGGTCTGGCGCGTTAACGGTTTCTGAAATTGCAGCCGCTGGTGTGGGAGCAATTTTTGTTCCCTTTATGCACAAAGATCGCCAACAGGCACTGAATGCTGATCATTTGGTTGCAGCAGATGCTGCGATGATGATCGAGCAACCACAACTGAGTGCGCAGAAAATGGCTGATGCGATCGCTCAACTTGATCGAAGCCGATTGCGCGATATGGCTGCGAAAGCCAGACAACAAGCGCAACCTGATGCCGATAAGATCGTTGCGAATGCGATCATCTCTTTAACTGAATAA
- the secA gene encoding preprotein translocase subunit SecA, translating to MITKLLTKVIGSRNDRTLRRLRKIVKEINNYEPAYEAFSDEDLKAKTIEFRERLAQGETLDRLLPEAFATVREASKRVFGMRHFDVQLIGGMVLNGGQIAEMRTGEGKTLTATLAAYLNALPGHGVHVVTVNDYLAKRDAETNRPLFEFLGMTVGVNVPGMMPQEKQEAYLADIIYGTNNEFGFDYLRDNMAFRKEDRVQRARFFAIVDEVDSILIDEARTPLIISGPAEDSSELYTRINTLIPLLKRQEKEDSEEYRGDEHYTVDEKVKQVYLTETGQEYVEELLVKNGLMNEGDTLYSPANISLLHHVNAGLRAHVLFEKDVDYIVSNEGEVIIVDEHTGRTMAGRRWSDGLHQAVEAKEGVKIQNENQTLASITFQNYFRLYDKLSGMTGTADTEAFEFQTIYGLETVVIPTNKPMIRDDMADVVYRTETEKFAAIIEDIKERVQKGQPILVGTISIEKSELLSQALKKSKVKHNVLNAKFHEKEAEIVSEAGKPGSVTIATNMAGRGTDIVLGGSWQSKVDTLDNPTQEQIDQIKAEWQKVHEQVLEAGGLHIIGTERHESRRIDNQLRGRSGRQGDAGSSRFYLSMEDALLRIFTSDRMAGLIQSGMDEGEAIESKLLSRSIEKAQRKVEGRNFDIRKQLLEYDDVANDQRKVVYELRDELMEAEDIQEMLEQNRFDVFTAVIDEYIPPQSLEDMWDIQGLHNRLKHDFDLNLPIQAWLDEDDKLYEEVLRERIITEAVNVYKEKETLVGVEVLRNFEKSVMLQTLDTLWKEHLAAMDHLRQGIHLRGYAQKNPKQEYKRESFELFEGLLDSLKSDVITILSKVRVQQPEEVDEMEARRQAQVEEAARHAQAQHATSDTLQGDESQEGHQPLVREEKKVGRNEPCPCGSGKKYKQCHGRIA from the coding sequence ATGATAACTAAGCTACTGACTAAGGTTATTGGTAGCCGCAATGACAGAACATTGCGACGCCTGAGAAAAATTGTTAAAGAAATCAATAATTATGAACCTGCTTATGAAGCGTTCTCTGATGAAGATTTAAAAGCGAAAACGATTGAATTTCGGGAGCGTTTGGCTCAGGGAGAAACACTCGACCGACTCCTTCCTGAAGCGTTTGCAACGGTTCGCGAAGCATCGAAACGCGTGTTTGGCATGCGTCATTTTGATGTTCAGCTGATTGGTGGGATGGTTCTTAATGGCGGGCAAATCGCCGAGATGCGTACAGGTGAGGGGAAAACGCTGACAGCGACTCTGGCCGCTTACCTGAATGCTTTACCGGGACATGGTGTCCATGTCGTCACCGTGAACGATTATCTTGCCAAACGGGATGCTGAAACCAACCGGCCGCTGTTTGAATTTTTGGGCATGACCGTTGGTGTCAACGTCCCCGGAATGATGCCTCAAGAGAAGCAAGAAGCCTATCTGGCCGATATTATTTATGGGACAAACAATGAGTTCGGATTCGATTACTTACGCGATAATATGGCGTTTCGTAAAGAAGACCGTGTTCAGCGAGCTCGCTTTTTCGCGATAGTCGATGAGGTGGACTCTATCCTGATTGATGAAGCCAGAACACCACTGATTATTTCCGGCCCTGCTGAAGATAGCTCTGAATTGTACACTCGTATTAATACCTTGATTCCTTTGCTGAAAAGGCAAGAAAAGGAAGATTCGGAAGAGTACCGTGGCGATGAACACTACACCGTTGATGAGAAAGTGAAACAGGTCTACCTGACAGAAACCGGGCAAGAATATGTCGAGGAACTGTTGGTGAAAAATGGCCTGATGAATGAAGGGGATACCCTATACTCTCCAGCGAATATCAGCTTGCTCCATCACGTGAATGCAGGGCTTAGAGCGCATGTTTTGTTTGAGAAAGATGTCGATTATATCGTTTCAAACGAAGGCGAAGTGATTATTGTTGATGAACATACTGGGCGGACAATGGCCGGTCGTCGCTGGTCTGATGGTTTGCATCAGGCCGTTGAAGCCAAAGAAGGGGTGAAAATCCAGAATGAGAACCAGACATTAGCCTCGATTACCTTCCAGAACTACTTCCGCCTCTATGACAAACTGTCAGGTATGACAGGGACTGCCGATACAGAAGCATTCGAATTCCAGACCATTTATGGTTTGGAGACTGTGGTGATTCCAACCAATAAACCGATGATCCGTGATGATATGGCGGATGTTGTTTACCGGACTGAAACCGAAAAATTTGCAGCGATCATTGAGGATATTAAAGAGCGGGTACAAAAAGGGCAGCCCATCTTGGTGGGGACGATTTCAATTGAGAAATCCGAGCTTCTGTCTCAGGCGCTGAAAAAATCTAAAGTAAAACACAATGTATTGAATGCTAAGTTTCACGAAAAAGAGGCTGAAATTGTTTCTGAAGCGGGTAAGCCCGGTTCTGTTACGATTGCAACCAATATGGCTGGTCGTGGGACAGATATCGTCTTAGGTGGTAGTTGGCAGTCAAAAGTTGATACTCTGGACAACCCGACTCAGGAACAGATTGACCAAATCAAAGCGGAGTGGCAGAAAGTACATGAACAGGTACTTGAAGCTGGTGGTTTGCATATTATCGGTACCGAGCGACATGAATCCCGCCGGATCGATAACCAGTTGAGAGGACGTTCTGGCCGACAAGGGGATGCGGGGTCATCGCGTTTCTATCTTTCAATGGAAGACGCACTGCTGAGAATCTTTACTTCGGATCGAATGGCCGGTCTGATTCAAAGTGGTATGGATGAAGGTGAAGCAATTGAAAGCAAGCTGCTGTCTCGCTCCATAGAAAAAGCACAGCGTAAGGTCGAAGGACGCAACTTCGATATTCGTAAGCAGTTGCTGGAATATGATGATGTTGCCAATGATCAGCGTAAGGTTGTTTATGAGCTCCGTGATGAGTTGATGGAAGCGGAAGATATTCAGGAAATGCTCGAGCAGAACCGTTTCGATGTGTTCACTGCTGTCATTGACGAATATATTCCACCGCAGTCTCTGGAAGATATGTGGGATATTCAGGGATTACACAATCGCCTGAAGCACGATTTTGATCTGAATTTGCCGATTCAGGCGTGGTTGGATGAAGATGATAAGTTGTATGAAGAAGTGCTTCGTGAGCGCATCATTACAGAAGCCGTCAACGTTTACAAAGAGAAAGAGACATTAGTTGGCGTGGAAGTGCTACGTAATTTCGAAAAATCCGTCATGCTACAAACGCTGGATACATTATGGAAAGAACATCTGGCAGCGATGGATCATTTACGGCAGGGAATTCATTTACGTGGCTATGCACAAAAAAATCCTAAGCAGGAATATAAACGCGAGTCGTTTGAACTGTTTGAAGGTCTGCTGGATTCTCTGAAATCTGATGTGATTACAATTCTGTCAAAAGTTCGGGTTCAACAACCTGAAGAAGTTGATGAGATGGAAGCTCGTCGTCAGGCTCAAGTCGAAGAGGCGGCTCGTCATGCGCAAGCTCAACATGCTACGAGTGATACCTTGCAAGGCGACGAATCACAAGAAGGCCATCAGCCACTGGTTCGTGAAGAGAAAAAAGTTGGACGTAATGAGCCTTGCCCATGTGGTAGCGGCAAAAAATACAAGCAGTGCCATGGACGTATTGCATAA